The proteins below are encoded in one region of Desulfobaccales bacterium:
- the tilS gene encoding tRNA lysidine(34) synthetase TilS: MARRLALPLLDPTAPVDLPVWVREYLRGAGLCAAGERLLVAVSGGPDSVALLHLLWRLRVDLGLTLGVAHFHHGLRGAAADADAAFVARLAADLDLPYHEGRGDAAAHARGQGLSVQMAARELRRAYLRRVCQEEGYDQVAVGHTADDQVELFFLRLMRGAGLSGLAGMWPVSPEGFIRPLLAVGKAVLLAWLEKEGLPYQQDISNLSPAYLRNRVRQELLPHLEANYNPRLREGVWRLMARLQEDERFLKTHTEAAFTRLVRRPAPDLWAVSTAALCSLPEALQARLLQHLAAAAGGGELLETHRESLVALARARKSGGSLALAGCTAARAGGELHFFPALPQATSWEGRLSGPGALDTPPGWRWEVRVLSSTRGSGPLPPEVAHLPAAQVAFPLLVRPPRPGDRFHPAGAPGVRKLQDVLTDLHVPRWLRPHLPLLLFEGRVVWVAGLKRAHPGGPAQGAVVEIALTPTTPLTRRLWSYILGFARERPQPPG; encoded by the coding sequence GTGGCCCGGCGATTAGCTCTCCCGCTCCTTGACCCGACGGCCCCGGTGGATCTGCCGGTCTGGGTGAGGGAGTATCTCCGCGGGGCAGGGCTCTGTGCTGCGGGAGAGCGCCTCCTGGTGGCGGTCTCCGGGGGGCCGGATTCCGTGGCCCTGCTCCATCTGTTGTGGCGCCTCAGGGTGGATTTGGGCCTTACCCTCGGCGTGGCCCATTTCCATCACGGCCTCCGGGGCGCGGCGGCGGATGCCGACGCCGCCTTTGTGGCCCGGCTGGCGGCTGATTTGGACCTGCCTTACCACGAGGGCCGGGGAGATGCCGCCGCCCACGCCCGCGGACAGGGCCTCTCGGTGCAGATGGCCGCCCGGGAGCTCCGCCGGGCTTATCTCCGTCGGGTTTGCCAGGAAGAGGGTTATGACCAAGTGGCCGTCGGCCACACCGCCGATGATCAGGTGGAACTCTTTTTCCTGCGCCTGATGCGAGGCGCGGGGCTCAGCGGCCTGGCCGGCATGTGGCCCGTCTCCCCCGAGGGCTTCATCCGGCCGCTCTTGGCGGTGGGCAAGGCCGTGCTCCTGGCCTGGCTGGAAAAGGAAGGCCTCCCTTATCAGCAGGATATAAGCAATCTCAGCCCCGCTTATCTCCGCAACCGGGTGCGCCAGGAGCTCCTGCCGCATCTGGAGGCTAACTATAACCCCCGCCTCCGGGAAGGGGTGTGGCGGCTCATGGCCCGGCTTCAGGAGGACGAGCGCTTCCTGAAGACCCACACCGAGGCGGCCTTCACCCGTCTGGTGCGCCGGCCGGCCCCGGACCTTTGGGCGGTGAGCACGGCAGCCCTCTGCAGTCTCCCCGAAGCGCTCCAGGCCCGGCTGCTGCAGCACCTGGCGGCCGCGGCCGGCGGGGGGGAGCTTTTGGAGACGCACCGGGAAAGCCTTGTAGCCCTGGCCCGGGCCCGCAAAAGCGGCGGCAGCCTCGCCCTGGCGGGTTGCACCGCGGCCCGGGCCGGCGGGGAGCTGCACTTTTTTCCGGCCTTGCCCCAGGCCACCTCCTGGGAGGGGCGCCTCTCCGGTCCGGGGGCGCTGGACACCCCTCCTGGCTGGCGCTGGGAGGTCCGGGTCCTTTCCAGCACCAGGGGCTCCGGCCCGCTCCCCCCGGAGGTGGCGCACCTCCCGGCCGCCCAGGTGGCCTTTCCCCTGCTGGTGCGGCCGCCCCGGCCCGGGGACCGCTTCCATCCCGCCGGCGCCCCGGGGGTGCGCAAGCTCCAGGATGTGCTCACGGATCTGCATGTCCCCCGCTGGCTCCGGCCCCATCTGCCCCTGCTCTTATTTGAGGGGCGGGTGGTCTGGGTGGCGGGCCTCAAGAGGGCCCACCCGGGAGGGCCGGCTCAGGGCGCAGTGGTGGAGATTGCCCTCACCCCCACCACTCCCCTCACCCGGCGTCTGTGGAGCTATATCCTGGGATTTGCCCGGGAGCGACCCCAACCCCCCGGCTGA
- a CDS encoding dipeptide epimerase has product MIIERLDIWHLRLPFRFPFRHKLASYQHSDSLVVRVTTMGGVTGFGEGIPRDFVTGESLSASLALLEGSLGPGLVGSAWGSPSALFGGLAERLGPATASHPAAACALETALLDAGARTWGVPLARLWGPLPESTPLYYSAVLPLGPGERLTRLLELVKARRMRFLKVKVGEETDAEVLAQVRRELGWEVDLRVDANGAWEAEEALARLQELLPFRLSAVEQPVAKHDIAGLARVQAALPVPVIADESLCTEADATHLIEARACRIFNLRLSKCGGFGPSRRLARLARQAGIGVMLGCQVGETSILAAAGRHFAVSAGPLAYLEGSLAPYLLARDPVIPPVSFGEEGLATPLTGPGLGIQVQVDLLQSLAIRHIALS; this is encoded by the coding sequence ATGATCATCGAGAGGCTGGATATCTGGCACCTGAGGTTGCCGTTTCGGTTCCCCTTCAGGCATAAGCTGGCCTCCTATCAGCATTCCGACAGCCTGGTGGTGCGGGTCACCACCATGGGCGGGGTCACCGGCTTTGGCGAAGGGATCCCCCGGGACTTTGTCACCGGGGAATCCCTGAGCGCCTCTTTGGCCCTGCTGGAGGGCTCCCTGGGGCCCGGCTTGGTGGGGTCCGCCTGGGGCAGTCCCTCGGCTCTCTTTGGCGGTCTGGCCGAGCGCCTGGGGCCGGCGACGGCCAGCCACCCCGCCGCGGCCTGCGCCCTGGAAACCGCCCTCCTGGATGCCGGCGCCCGCACCTGGGGAGTGCCCCTCGCCCGCCTGTGGGGACCCCTGCCGGAGTCCACCCCCCTGTATTACAGCGCCGTGTTGCCTCTGGGACCCGGGGAGCGCCTCACCCGCCTCCTGGAGCTGGTGAAGGCGCGGCGCATGCGCTTCCTCAAGGTGAAGGTGGGGGAGGAGACGGACGCCGAGGTCCTGGCCCAGGTGCGCCGGGAGCTGGGCTGGGAGGTGGACCTCAGGGTGGACGCCAACGGCGCCTGGGAGGCGGAGGAGGCCCTCGCCCGCCTGCAGGAATTACTGCCTTTCCGCCTCAGCGCCGTGGAGCAGCCGGTGGCCAAACACGATATTGCCGGCCTGGCCCGGGTGCAGGCGGCCCTTCCGGTTCCGGTGATCGCCGATGAGTCCCTGTGCACCGAGGCCGACGCCACCCACCTCATCGAAGCCAGGGCCTGCCGAATCTTCAACCTGCGCCTATCCAAATGCGGCGGCTTCGGGCCCAGCCGGCGGCTGGCCCGCCTGGCCCGGCAAGCCGGGATCGGCGTGATGCTGGGCTGTCAGGTGGGGGAGACCAGCATCCTGGCGGCCGCCGGCCGGCACTTTGCCGTCAGCGCCGGCCCGTTGGCTTATTTGGAGGGCTCCCTGGCTCCCTATCTTCTGGCCCGGGACCCGGTAATACCCCCGGTCAGCTTCGGCGAGGAGGGCCTGGCCACGCCCCTCACTGGCCCCGGCCTGGGGATCCAGGTGCAGGTTGATCTCCTCCAGAGCCTGGCCATCAGGCACATCGCCCTGAGCTGA
- a CDS encoding OmpP1/FadL family transporter, whose amino-acid sequence MIRLPSRRVWLWALAAWGLLAGNLAQAAGFALVQQGTAAMAQGNAFVAEANDPSAIYYNPAGLNQLTRPEIYLATIFNSPDREYHAPGGGFSQTNHRLYHAAATYAVWPVHERVALGVGVFAPFGLGTAWHPQWPGRYLTTLSRLKTYNLNPAISVKLTPTFSAALGFNALYAKAELKRALSLALGGFTLPDGEAAFDGDATGVGFNAGLLYEPWRGIKLGAAYRSKVELKFKGDLALTLPRPLPAVPRIGGTARLDLPPSLTLGVSISRFEPWTFNFDATWTGWSTYDRLQINLNELILTNGVPTRSIVSRKDWHDAWAFRFGVNCRVRQNMTLRAGYIYDLTPVPDDTFDPQVPDNDRHIFTLGGDLTISRFTLGLAYNYIYTESREKKNLLAINDRVLPAAFQANGTYKSDVHSLGLSLSAKF is encoded by the coding sequence GTGATCAGACTCCCGAGCCGCCGGGTCTGGCTCTGGGCCCTGGCGGCCTGGGGTTTGCTGGCCGGAAACCTGGCCCAGGCGGCCGGGTTCGCCCTGGTGCAGCAGGGCACTGCGGCCATGGCCCAGGGCAACGCCTTCGTGGCCGAGGCCAATGACCCCTCGGCCATCTATTACAATCCCGCCGGCCTCAATCAGCTCACCCGGCCGGAGATTTACCTGGCCACCATCTTCAACAGCCCGGACCGGGAATACCATGCCCCCGGGGGGGGCTTCTCCCAGACGAATCACCGGCTGTATCATGCCGCCGCCACCTATGCCGTGTGGCCGGTGCACGAGCGGGTGGCTTTGGGGGTGGGGGTCTTTGCCCCCTTCGGGCTGGGCACCGCCTGGCACCCCCAGTGGCCCGGCCGCTATCTCACCACGCTTTCTCGCCTCAAGACCTACAACCTCAACCCGGCCATCTCGGTGAAGCTGACCCCCACCTTCTCCGCCGCCCTGGGGTTCAATGCCCTCTACGCCAAAGCGGAGCTCAAGCGCGCCTTGTCCCTGGCCCTGGGGGGCTTCACCCTGCCGGACGGGGAGGCCGCCTTCGACGGCGACGCCACCGGAGTGGGGTTCAATGCCGGGCTGCTCTATGAGCCCTGGCGGGGAATCAAGCTGGGGGCGGCCTACCGCAGCAAGGTGGAGCTGAAATTCAAAGGCGACCTGGCCCTCACCCTGCCCCGGCCCCTGCCGGCCGTGCCCCGCATCGGCGGCACCGCCCGCCTGGATCTGCCCCCCTCCCTCACCCTGGGCGTGTCCATCAGCCGCTTTGAGCCCTGGACCTTCAACTTCGACGCCACCTGGACCGGCTGGTCCACCTACGACCGCCTGCAGATCAATCTGAACGAGCTTATCCTCACGAACGGCGTGCCCACCCGCAGCATCGTCTCCCGCAAGGACTGGCACGACGCCTGGGCCTTCCGCTTCGGGGTCAACTGCCGGGTGCGGCAGAATATGACCCTGAGGGCGGGGTACATTTATGACCTGACGCCGGTGCCGGATGACACCTTTGACCCCCAGGTGCCGGACAATGACCGCCACATCTTCACCCTGGGCGGGGACCTCACCATCTCCCGTTTCACCCTGGGGCTGGCCTACAACTACATCTACACCGAAAGCCGGGAGAAGAAAAATCTCCTGGCCATCAACGACCGGGTGCTGCCTGCGGCCTTTCAGGCCAACGGCACCTACAAAAGCGACGTCCATTCCCTGGGGCTGAGCCTGTCAGCGAAGTTTTAG
- a CDS encoding DUF3786 domain-containing protein, translating into MPLSVLDVFKLLPRTNCGECGQPTCLAFATQVIKEGEDLSRCPYLPEAARPQVAAVKAQQQAGLGRRRESLAIAREALEEKVAPLDFPRQAAAHGLACGEEDGRPFVFLPFFGQMLKVFKDRVLYPPGAHENPWDAILIYNYLASPGEAPVTGTWVSFQSLPNSVSKTKTLERLQRQLAEDFAGRLALLIQRAEDLGGRPVSVGEDADVALLFEPLPRVPILLLYWEPEEDFPAQARFLFDSSVGAYLDLESLLFLVEGLMERLGTPA; encoded by the coding sequence ATGCCCCTCAGCGTCCTGGACGTCTTTAAACTCCTCCCCCGCACCAACTGCGGGGAGTGCGGCCAGCCCACCTGCCTTGCCTTTGCCACCCAGGTCATCAAGGAAGGGGAGGACCTCTCCCGGTGTCCCTATCTGCCGGAGGCCGCCCGGCCCCAGGTGGCGGCGGTCAAGGCCCAGCAGCAGGCCGGGCTGGGGCGCCGCCGGGAAAGCCTGGCCATCGCCCGAGAAGCCCTGGAGGAAAAGGTGGCCCCCCTGGACTTTCCCCGCCAGGCGGCGGCCCACGGCCTGGCTTGTGGCGAGGAAGACGGCCGCCCCTTTGTTTTCCTGCCCTTCTTCGGTCAGATGCTCAAGGTCTTTAAGGATCGGGTCCTCTACCCGCCGGGCGCCCACGAAAACCCCTGGGATGCCATCCTGATTTACAACTACCTGGCCTCCCCCGGGGAGGCCCCTGTCACCGGCACCTGGGTCAGTTTCCAGAGCCTGCCCAACTCCGTCTCCAAGACCAAGACCCTGGAACGATTGCAGCGCCAATTGGCGGAGGATTTCGCTGGCCGCCTGGCGCTGCTCATCCAGCGGGCTGAGGACCTGGGCGGCCGGCCGGTGAGTGTGGGGGAGGATGCCGATGTGGCCTTGCTCTTTGAACCCCTGCCCCGGGTGCCCATCCTCCTCCTGTACTGGGAGCCGGAGGAGGATTTTCCCGCCCAGGCCCGGTTTCTGTTCGATAGCAGCGTCGGCGCCTATCTGGATCTGGAATCGCTCCTTTTTCTGGTGGAGGGGCTGATGGAGCGCCTCGGCACCCCCGCATGA
- a CDS encoding cobalamin-dependent protein (Presence of a B(12) (cobalamin)-binding domain implies dependence on cobalamin itself, in one of its several forms, or in some unusual lineages, dependence on a cobalamin-like analog.): MVTLMDARPPAPAPRPAPRLLLVNPWIYDFAAYDFFAAPLGLLTLAGLLLSLGYEVEYLDCLAAPRRPGPFGTGRYPKEILPTPPVVADVPRRYGRYGAPEAQVRSRLEELAPPDAVLVTSLMTYWYPGVAAVIRLVREYFPRAPVLLGGIYASLCPEHARRVSGADVVLPGPGEETLPAALATLGLGPPRPPAPWEEPPWPALHLASGLSFIPLLTSRGCPFACEYCASPRLAGPWRPRAPAAAAAELAYWHRTLGLADVALYDDAFLCRPEEHALAFLEEVARLGLKLRFHTPNALHARFLTPEVARALKRAGFVQPRLGVETAARWEARPDRKLAKEELEAAVAHLVAAGYAPGEIGAYLLLGLPGQEDAEMEASIRTLRRLGVKPILASYSPLPGTPAWPKAVAASRYDLRAEPLCHNNSLFPCWPTFSWERYTRLKRLAQET, from the coding sequence ATGGTGACCTTGATGGACGCCCGGCCACCGGCCCCGGCTCCCCGACCGGCTCCCCGGCTGCTTCTGGTCAACCCCTGGATTTACGACTTCGCCGCCTATGATTTCTTTGCCGCGCCGTTGGGATTGCTGACCCTGGCAGGCCTGCTCCTGAGTCTGGGCTACGAGGTGGAGTATCTGGACTGCCTGGCCGCGCCCCGCCGCCCCGGTCCCTTCGGCACCGGCCGCTATCCCAAGGAAATCCTGCCCACGCCCCCGGTGGTGGCGGACGTGCCCCGGCGCTATGGCCGCTACGGCGCCCCCGAGGCCCAGGTGCGGTCCCGGCTGGAAGAGCTGGCTCCACCGGATGCGGTGCTGGTGACCTCCCTCATGACCTACTGGTACCCCGGGGTGGCGGCCGTCATCCGCCTGGTGCGGGAGTATTTCCCCCGGGCGCCGGTGCTGTTGGGGGGCATCTACGCCAGCCTGTGTCCGGAGCACGCCCGTCGGGTCAGCGGCGCAGATGTGGTTCTTCCCGGCCCGGGGGAGGAAACGTTGCCCGCCGCCCTTGCGACCCTGGGGCTGGGGCCGCCCCGGCCTCCCGCCCCGTGGGAGGAGCCCCCCTGGCCGGCCCTGCATCTGGCTTCCGGCCTCAGTTTCATCCCCCTCCTCACCTCCCGGGGCTGCCCCTTTGCCTGTGAGTACTGCGCCTCTCCCCGGCTGGCCGGGCCCTGGCGACCGCGAGCGCCTGCTGCGGCGGCAGCGGAACTGGCGTATTGGCACCGCACCCTGGGCTTGGCCGACGTGGCCCTATATGACGATGCTTTCTTATGTCGCCCTGAGGAGCATGCCCTAGCCTTTTTGGAGGAGGTGGCAAGGCTGGGGCTGAAATTGCGCTTTCATACCCCCAATGCCCTCCATGCCCGCTTCCTCACCCCGGAGGTGGCCCGGGCGCTCAAGCGGGCGGGGTTTGTCCAGCCCCGCCTCGGGGTGGAGACCGCGGCCCGCTGGGAGGCCCGGCCGGACCGCAAGCTGGCTAAGGAAGAGCTGGAAGCGGCGGTGGCCCATCTGGTGGCGGCAGGCTATGCCCCGGGGGAAATCGGGGCCTATCTGCTCCTTGGCCTGCCTGGCCAGGAGGATGCCGAAATGGAGGCCTCCATCCGAACCCTGCGGCGCCTGGGGGTGAAACCCATCCTGGCCTCTTACTCCCCTCTCCCCGGCACCCCCGCCTGGCCCAAGGCGGTGGCGGCCTCCCGCTATGACCTCAGGGCGGAGCCCCTGTGCCATAACAATTCCCTTTTCCCCTGCTGGCCCACCTTTTCCTGGGAGCGCTACACCCGGCTGAAACGGCTGGCCCAGGAAACCTGA
- the cydB gene encoding cytochrome d ubiquinol oxidase subunit II: protein MLLTIWFLLWGLLWAVYFVLDGFDLGLGILLPGLGKTEADRRLIYRVTEPHWDGNEVWLIAAGGVTFAAFPTAYAAMFSGLYTPLMFILFALILRGVTFAFRDQVEDPRWRRLWDTCLFVGSLLPALLLGVAFANLFRGLPYDAEGHFQGTLFTLLNPYGLAGGLLFVLLFCLHGALWLAVKTAGEMHQRAAATARSLWPWVLVLAVVFLLASRRVTRLWDNYFAYPVLLLLPLATVAALLLTYVWMRREAWWPAWFASAGTILGVTLFGVVGLYPNLIPSSLDPAFSLTVHNAASSPFTLKIMLGVALTFVPLVIAYQTWAHLLFREKVSAAEPEEKLY from the coding sequence ATGCTCCTGACCATCTGGTTTCTCCTTTGGGGTCTTTTGTGGGCGGTGTACTTCGTGCTGGACGGCTTTGACCTGGGCCTGGGGATTCTCCTGCCGGGACTGGGCAAGACCGAGGCGGACCGCCGCCTCATCTACCGGGTGACGGAACCCCACTGGGACGGCAACGAAGTTTGGCTCATCGCCGCCGGCGGGGTGACCTTTGCCGCCTTCCCCACGGCTTACGCCGCCATGTTCAGCGGCCTCTACACCCCCCTCATGTTCATTCTCTTTGCCCTGATCTTGCGGGGCGTCACCTTCGCCTTCCGGGATCAGGTGGAGGATCCCCGCTGGCGGCGGCTATGGGACACCTGCCTCTTTGTAGGGAGCCTCCTCCCCGCCCTGCTTTTGGGGGTGGCCTTCGCCAACCTCTTCCGGGGCCTCCCCTATGATGCCGAAGGGCATTTCCAGGGGACGCTCTTCACCCTGCTCAACCCTTATGGCCTGGCGGGAGGACTCCTGTTTGTGCTCCTCTTCTGCCTGCACGGGGCTCTGTGGCTGGCGGTGAAGACGGCAGGGGAAATGCACCAGCGGGCCGCGGCCACCGCCCGGAGCCTGTGGCCCTGGGTGCTGGTTCTGGCGGTGGTCTTTTTGCTGGCCAGCCGCCGGGTCACCCGCCTGTGGGACAATTACTTCGCCTATCCGGTGCTCCTGCTTTTGCCCCTGGCCACGGTGGCGGCGCTGCTGCTCACTTACGTGTGGATGCGCCGGGAGGCCTGGTGGCCGGCTTGGTTCGCCTCCGCCGGCACCATCCTCGGGGTCACCCTCTTCGGGGTGGTGGGGCTCTACCCCAACCTCATCCCCTCCAGCCTCGACCCGGCCTTCAGCCTGACGGTGCACAACGCCGCCTCCTCCCCCTTCACCCTGAAGATCATGCTGGGGGTGGCCCTCACCTTCGTGCCCCTGGTCATTGCCTACCAGACCTGGGCCCACCTGCTTTTTAGGGAGAAGGTGAGCGCCGCCGAGCCGGAAGAGAAGCTCTACTGA
- a CDS encoding response regulator, which translates to MEARILVVDDDPGTREAITHILTKAGFQVLAWDGLADLEAVTLGVPLRLALVDYHLPGLTGLEVARRLKEMAPDCRIVLMSSEVPDPAQRREWPELVDLFLSKPFSKSSLLQAVQSLWPGD; encoded by the coding sequence ATGGAGGCCAGGATTCTGGTGGTGGACGATGACCCCGGCACCCGGGAGGCCATCACCCACATCCTGACTAAGGCGGGCTTCCAGGTCCTTGCCTGGGACGGTTTGGCCGATCTGGAGGCCGTGACCCTCGGGGTGCCCCTGCGCCTGGCTCTGGTGGATTACCATCTCCCGGGCCTCACCGGCCTGGAAGTGGCCCGGCGCCTAAAGGAGATGGCCCCCGACTGCCGCATTGTGCTCATGTCCTCCGAGGTGCCGGACCCGGCTCAGCGCCGGGAGTGGCCGGAGCTGGTGGACCTCTTCCTCTCCAAGCCTTTTTCCAAAAGCTCTCTCCTCCAGGCGGTCCAAAGTCTGTGGCCCGGCGATTAG
- a CDS encoding cytochrome ubiquinol oxidase subunit I, producing MDVVMLSRLQFAVATFFHFLFVPLTLGLSILIAIMETQYVRTGNEEYRRQARFWGKIFLVNFALGVVTGITLEFQFGTNWSRYSKYVGDIFGSLLAIEATTSFFLESTFVAVWALTWDRLSPRLHCLTIWLVAAASNLSAIWILTANAWMQHPVGYVIRNGRAELENFWAIITQPFGWQIIFHTLTGAYILSGFFVMGVSAYHLLREQHVSFFTKSFRLGLIFALIFSVAEVVQGHIHGAEVAKLQPTKLAAMEALWETQAGAPQTLFLIPDEKNERNLVEIGRIPGLLSLLAFHDSQAVVKGLKDFPKEERPPVLLTFLAFRVMVGLGFLFVLLTGIGWLLRDRLIVNPLYLRVMLYAIPLPYIALQAGWIVTEVGRQPWIVYGLMKTKDAVSPIAASQVGVTLAAFLVVYGLLGLIAFYLMAQFAKAGPEPAPAVVGGGE from the coding sequence ATGGATGTGGTGATGCTGTCCCGATTGCAGTTTGCCGTGGCCACCTTTTTCCATTTCCTCTTTGTCCCTCTCACCCTGGGGCTCTCCATCCTCATCGCCATCATGGAGACGCAGTATGTGCGCACCGGCAATGAGGAGTACCGGCGTCAGGCCCGGTTCTGGGGCAAGATCTTCCTGGTGAACTTCGCCTTGGGGGTGGTGACGGGCATCACCCTGGAGTTTCAGTTCGGCACCAACTGGTCCCGCTACTCCAAATACGTGGGGGACATCTTCGGGTCGCTGTTGGCCATCGAGGCCACTACCTCTTTTTTCCTGGAGTCCACCTTTGTGGCGGTCTGGGCCCTCACCTGGGACCGGCTCTCCCCCCGGCTGCACTGCCTCACCATCTGGCTGGTGGCCGCGGCCAGCAACCTTTCCGCCATCTGGATCCTCACCGCCAACGCCTGGATGCAGCATCCGGTGGGCTATGTGATCCGTAACGGCCGGGCGGAGCTGGAGAATTTCTGGGCCATCATCACCCAGCCCTTCGGCTGGCAGATCATCTTCCACACCTTAACTGGCGCCTACATCCTCTCCGGCTTCTTCGTCATGGGCGTGAGCGCCTATCACCTCCTCCGGGAGCAGCACGTCTCCTTTTTCACCAAATCCTTCCGGCTGGGCCTCATCTTCGCCCTCATCTTCTCGGTGGCGGAAGTGGTGCAGGGCCATATCCACGGCGCCGAGGTGGCCAAGCTGCAGCCCACCAAGCTGGCGGCCATGGAGGCCCTGTGGGAGACCCAGGCCGGCGCCCCCCAGACCCTGTTTCTCATCCCGGATGAGAAAAACGAACGCAACTTGGTGGAGATCGGCCGGATTCCCGGGCTTCTGAGCCTGCTCGCCTTTCACGACTCCCAGGCGGTGGTGAAGGGCCTCAAAGACTTCCCCAAGGAGGAGCGGCCGCCGGTGCTCCTGACGTTTTTGGCCTTCCGGGTGATGGTGGGCCTGGGCTTCCTCTTTGTCCTCCTCACCGGCATCGGCTGGCTGCTGCGGGACCGGCTCATCGTCAACCCCTTATACTTGCGGGTGATGCTCTATGCCATCCCCCTGCCCTACATCGCCTTGCAGGCCGGCTGGATCGTCACCGAGGTGGGGCGCCAGCCCTGGATCGTTTACGGCCTGATGAAGACCAAGGACGCGGTCTCCCCCATCGCCGCCAGCCAGGTGGGGGTGACCTTGGCGGCCTTTTTGGTGGTATATGGTTTGTTGGGGCTCATTGCCTTTTATCTCATGGCCCAATTCGCCAAGGCCGGTCCGGAGCCGGCGCCGGCAGTCGTGGGGGGAGGTGAGTGA
- a CDS encoding ATP-binding protein: MWVKSKVGLKLLGVNLFSLVVALVSLLFVMQYLATRQILQWHAQRVDLVARLVLAEYQGKIQRVVQAAHLLSDNPTYAELLAQGDFASLRPLVMPVMRATGLHILTITDAQGVIQVRGHDPGAIGVNIASNPLIRAGLKGKAASRMTEWQDSVSLSASAPILFQDRVVGVVLTGLLVDKGFVESLSRPGAEVAIFFGPRLVVNSFKDLPEESLAALQRVREQAAHAPLAPEQVQTLALAGESYTVTFLPLEEEGKSWENVIVVGVNRRELAQALRGLKLAIFGVGGASILLAALLSTWLSLGMRRQIAHLAEGTRRAAIEELPGDIPVTSRDELGELAESFNAMTQALAEKTRQLQAERDRIAANADFLSMIVHDIKAPLTGLRLTIEALEDEPLPPGLQQKLQGIIQRSEGLLLHLHNVLYLSRAESGRLALSPEAVPAAGVVRRLLDHFTPLAQRQGVTLHAALPPDLPPVWVDEPSLERVLANLLINALNATPAGGEIRVAGRRLDGDSPGVELLVSDTGRGIRPEDQAELFEKFRHQRGNGSGLGLYICRTLVEANQGRIWVESEPGRGSTFHVALKAAPEEGGQAGVAA; the protein is encoded by the coding sequence ATGTGGGTCAAAAGCAAGGTGGGGCTCAAGCTCCTGGGGGTCAACCTCTTTTCGTTGGTGGTGGCCCTGGTGAGCCTGCTCTTTGTGATGCAATATCTGGCCACCCGCCAGATCCTCCAGTGGCATGCCCAGCGGGTGGATCTGGTGGCCCGGCTGGTGCTGGCGGAATACCAGGGGAAGATCCAGCGGGTGGTGCAGGCGGCGCACCTGCTCTCAGACAATCCGACCTATGCCGAGCTTTTGGCCCAGGGGGATTTTGCCAGCCTCAGGCCCTTGGTGATGCCGGTGATGCGGGCCACGGGGCTCCACATCCTCACCATCACCGACGCCCAGGGAGTCATCCAGGTGCGGGGCCATGACCCGGGGGCCATCGGGGTCAACATCGCCAGCAATCCCCTCATCCGGGCGGGCCTCAAGGGCAAGGCGGCCAGCCGCATGACGGAGTGGCAGGACAGCGTCTCCCTTTCCGCCTCCGCCCCCATCCTCTTCCAGGACCGGGTGGTGGGGGTGGTGCTCACCGGTTTGTTGGTGGACAAGGGCTTTGTGGAGTCCCTCTCCCGGCCGGGGGCGGAGGTGGCCATCTTCTTCGGCCCCCGGCTGGTGGTGAATTCCTTCAAGGATCTACCGGAAGAGTCGCTGGCGGCACTGCAGCGCGTCCGGGAGCAGGCCGCGCATGCGCCTTTGGCCCCGGAGCAGGTGCAGACCCTGGCCCTGGCGGGCGAGTCCTACACCGTCACCTTCCTGCCCCTGGAGGAGGAGGGCAAATCCTGGGAAAACGTCATCGTGGTGGGGGTGAACCGCCGGGAGCTGGCCCAGGCCCTCAGGGGCCTGAAGCTGGCCATCTTCGGGGTGGGCGGGGCGAGCATCCTGCTGGCCGCCCTCCTCAGCACCTGGTTGTCTTTGGGCATGCGCCGCCAGATCGCCCACCTGGCGGAGGGCACCCGCCGGGCCGCCATTGAGGAGCTCCCCGGGGACATTCCGGTGACCAGCCGGGATGAGCTGGGGGAGCTGGCGGAGTCCTTCAACGCCATGACCCAGGCGCTGGCGGAAAAGACCCGGCAGCTCCAGGCGGAGCGGGACCGCATCGCCGCCAACGCCGATTTCCTCTCCATGATCGTGCACGACATCAAGGCCCCCTTGACTGGCCTGCGCCTCACCATCGAGGCGTTGGAGGACGAGCCCCTCCCTCCGGGTTTGCAGCAGAAGCTCCAGGGCATCATCCAGCGCAGCGAGGGTCTGCTCCTGCACCTGCACAACGTGCTGTATCTCAGCCGGGCCGAATCCGGGCGCCTGGCTTTAAGTCCCGAGGCCGTGCCCGCGGCCGGGGTGGTGCGCCGGCTGCTGGATCACTTCACCCCCCTGGCCCAGCGCCAGGGCGTCACACTTCACGCCGCTCTGCCGCCGGACCTGCCCCCCGTGTGGGTGGATGAGCCCTCCCTGGAGCGGGTGCTGGCCAACCTGCTCATCAATGCCTTGAACGCCACCCCGGCGGGCGGGGAGATCCGGGTGGCGGGCCGCCGTCTCGACGGGGACAGCCCCGGGGTGGAACTCCTGGTCAGCGACACCGGCCGGGGCATCAGGCCCGAAGATCAGGCGGAGTTGTTTGAAAAATTCCGGCACCAGCGGGGGAACGGCAGCGGCCTGGGGCTCTATATCTGCCGCACCCTGGTGGAGGCCAATCAGGGGCGCATCTGGGTGGAGAGCGAACCTGGCCGGGGCAGCACCTTTCACGTGGCCCTGAAGGCGGCCCCGGAAGAAGGCGGACAGGCGGGGGTGGCGGCCTGA